The following proteins are co-located in the Patescibacteria group bacterium genome:
- a CDS encoding 50S ribosomal protein L19, with the protein MTEAEMNLIVPGAVLKVHEKIEDVNGKGEKRERVQIFEGLVLGVRGASTSKTFTIRKETDGFGVEKIFPVSSPNLVKIESMKVFKVRRAKLQFVKDFDRKFKEVKKVKVAVK; encoded by the coding sequence ATGACCGAAGCAGAAATGAATCTAATTGTCCCCGGTGCCGTCCTTAAAGTCCACGAGAAGATCGAGGACGTGAACGGTAAGGGTGAAAAGCGCGAGCGCGTGCAGATTTTTGAGGGCCTAGTCCTCGGAGTTCGCGGTGCCAGCACGTCTAAGACCTTCACTATCCGCAAGGAAACTGATGGCTTTGGTGTAGAAAAGATTTTCCCAGTCTCCTCCCCAAACCTGGTGAAGATTGAATCCATGAAAGTCTTCAAAGTCCGCCGAGCCAAGCTCCAGTTCGTGAAAGACTTTGACCGCAAGTTCAAAGAAGTGAAGAAAGTTAAAGTAGCAGTAAAGTAA
- a CDS encoding pilin: protein MAECSSLCNERKLTPIGCFAAGQPLPDNDGKCWTEKECAEYATDRNGAPKPGTWAGQNINCTETKNREARGYCFAPATGVNLNVPILGRTTVLGFHEYLALAYQFLLPAMSLIAVVMIMVGGLEYVVAGGNSKRLDKAKTRISNALIGLVLLLSAYAIASLLDPRLVNLIALRTPLIKRIILIDPNASCEYLEDNGFDINASAEKVCGKEGVIQSIDNVKLEVKNTNWKVGDKCQYSHCFDGGACMGSGSKMSCILCPNINTITATEGLTPSDASCSAALKVADTSDKDDNHKYFCSFDDGGYLGTSVCVSAFTPGSLNPTYIDCKTVQSDVTAENPCSAYDKVNIYRPKADLLSYNAVAISSVESYDYSHAAKVCETDPCGVAKAIGKKCGFYVPSGIASAVDYVPVYGTIVNFITGITNNQCLTEG from the coding sequence ATGGCCGAATGTTCCTCTCTATGTAACGAGAGAAAACTGACCCCCATTGGTTGTTTCGCTGCCGGTCAACCGTTGCCAGACAATGATGGTAAATGTTGGACGGAAAAGGAGTGTGCCGAATACGCGACTGATCGCAACGGAGCGCCCAAACCTGGCACCTGGGCCGGCCAGAATATTAACTGCACTGAGACTAAAAACAGAGAAGCCAGAGGTTATTGTTTTGCCCCAGCTACCGGGGTTAACTTGAACGTTCCGATCCTTGGCCGTACTACCGTGTTAGGTTTTCATGAGTATCTAGCCTTGGCCTATCAGTTTCTTCTGCCTGCCATGTCCTTGATTGCGGTTGTCATGATCATGGTTGGCGGTCTTGAATATGTAGTGGCGGGCGGTAATTCTAAGAGACTGGATAAGGCAAAAACACGTATTTCAAACGCTCTCATTGGCCTAGTGCTTCTCTTGTCTGCTTACGCCATAGCCTCTCTTCTTGATCCCAGACTGGTAAATCTTATTGCTCTTCGCACCCCTCTCATCAAGCGAATTATCCTTATAGACCCAAACGCTTCATGTGAGTACCTGGAGGATAATGGCTTTGATATTAATGCGTCAGCTGAGAAGGTTTGCGGTAAAGAGGGCGTTATTCAGAGCATTGATAATGTTAAGCTAGAGGTTAAAAATACAAATTGGAAAGTGGGGGATAAATGTCAGTATAGTCATTGTTTTGATGGCGGTGCCTGTATGGGTTCCGGCAGTAAAATGAGTTGCATATTGTGTCCGAACATTAATACAATAACTGCCACCGAAGGTCTGACACCAAGCGATGCTTCCTGTTCCGCGGCCCTTAAAGTAGCCGATACAAGTGACAAAGACGATAACCATAAATACTTCTGCTCGTTTGATGACGGCGGATATTTGGGGACTAGTGTGTGCGTATCTGCATTCACTCCGGGAAGTCTGAACCCTACTTACATTGACTGCAAGACAGTGCAATCGGACGTTACCGCCGAAAATCCATGTTCTGCCTATGATAAGGTAAATATTTATCGCCCAAAAGCCGACCTCCTCAGCTATAATGCAGTGGCTATCAGCAGCGTGGAATCATATGATTATTCTCATGCTGCCAAAGTCTGTGAAACTGATCCATGCGGAGTTGCAAAGGCTATTGGTAAGAAATGCGGTTTTTACGTGCCGTCAGGAATAGCTTCGGCGGTTGATTACGTACCAGTTTATGGGACTATAGTTAATTTCATTACCGGTATAACTAATAATCAGTGCCTAACAGAAGGCTAG
- a CDS encoding DsbA family protein — protein MLSYVGMEEPGSRTEKVIATIGVGIVLILLFVFSWRVFTYAQQIKHGTVDLSRLRYGSTAVRLESLKALAGQAPGSGVLASSDDPTLGSQTAKVTVVEFADFGCPFSAEENYVVRALAKEFPDTVRFIYRDFPLDELHPGATLAAQAGECAAEQGKFWEFHDAIFARQSELTQDKLIGLAEGLDLNADTFKTCLTSGKYTNEVQTDLTDGVNASVIGTPTFFVNGVKVEGAVPYAIFKEVLQAFLQN, from the coding sequence ATGCTATCCTATGTGGGTATGGAAGAGCCGGGTAGTCGGACCGAAAAGGTCATTGCAACCATTGGGGTAGGGATAGTACTTATCCTTCTTTTTGTTTTCTCTTGGCGTGTTTTTACCTACGCTCAGCAGATCAAACACGGCACGGTGGATTTGAGTAGGCTGCGGTATGGCTCAACCGCTGTTCGCCTGGAAAGTTTAAAGGCATTAGCCGGGCAGGCTCCTGGAAGCGGGGTTCTGGCGAGTTCTGACGATCCGACACTCGGTTCACAGACGGCAAAGGTAACGGTGGTCGAGTTTGCTGATTTTGGCTGCCCGTTTTCCGCCGAAGAGAATTACGTTGTGCGAGCGCTAGCCAAAGAGTTTCCGGATACGGTACGTTTCATCTATCGAGATTTCCCGCTCGACGAACTGCACCCGGGTGCTACGCTCGCAGCTCAAGCGGGGGAGTGCGCGGCTGAGCAGGGCAAATTTTGGGAGTTTCATGATGCTATTTTTGCCCGCCAGAGCGAGCTAACTCAGGATAAGCTGATTGGTTTAGCCGAAGGCTTGGACTTGAATGCGGATACTTTTAAGACATGTCTCACGAGCGGGAAGTATACTAATGAAGTCCAAACTGACCTGACCGACGGCGTGAACGCCAGCGTTATTGGCACTCCAACATTTTTTGTAAACGGCGTTAAAGTAGAAGGCGCGGTACCCTATGCAATTTTTAAAGAAGTTCTCCAGGCATTTTTGCAAAATTAG
- the secG gene encoding preprotein translocase subunit SecG, which yields MILNIAQLVLSILLTAAILMQARGSGAGIAFGGDGNVYRTRRGVEKKLHAATVVIAILFLAVALANVLLSI from the coding sequence ATGATTCTCAACATTGCCCAACTGGTACTCTCAATTCTCCTCACCGCCGCGATTCTTATGCAGGCGCGCGGAAGCGGAGCTGGAATTGCCTTTGGCGGAGATGGCAACGTTTATCGCACTCGCCGTGGCGTAGAAAAGAAGCTCCATGCTGCCACCGTAGTTATTGCTATACTGTTCCTAGCCGTTGCACTTGCCAACGTTTTGCTTTCAATCTAG
- a CDS encoding peptide ABC transporter substrate-binding protein, with protein MFSKKNRDAKSRGTSRTFASPDAETLARKEILSVKPARRLPSVSQWKHLPKFLSLSEKRVALGALTIALLAGTALGLRFLSAHQSLSPAVGGSYTEGLVGTPALINPLYASASDVDNDLAHLMYSGLMRFDPQDGLGTDLASSYTVSPDGKSYTFVLRDGVRFHNGDSFSSEDVAFTFRAIQNPEYGSTLAPTFAGVTIDTPDARTVTFTLPEASSAFLGNMTVGILPAGVWSDIPSMNAKLTILSLEPIGTGPYKFEKLTKDSRGTLRSMTLVRNKQYYRGVPFIDSLQFKFAGSADELANLLRNKNIEGAVTVPFSEAPKFTSDRSFQVLQPLIPQYTAAFFNLKSTGPIGDSNVRKGLDLGLDRQAVITKALVTKALPLNSPLVTGMPGANTTGAGSFDLAAADAALEASGYKKPEGGGTRVKGTTALTLNVAFANTTELNSVATELKRQWELLGASVNLEAKSADSLQTDILRNRNFDVLLTGELYGAFRDPYPYWHSSQSTYPGLNITQLVNRSADEAMSIIRSTTDETKRAESYAAFAKVLADQHVAAFLYEPSYVYLTSKSIKGVDLPVVNLPADRFADINEWYIKTKRVLKK; from the coding sequence TTGTTTTCCAAAAAAAACCGGGATGCTAAATCCCGGGGGACTAGTCGTACCTTTGCCAGTCCGGATGCTGAAACCCTAGCCCGAAAAGAAATTCTTTCCGTTAAACCAGCTAGACGGTTACCGTCCGTGAGCCAGTGGAAGCATCTCCCAAAGTTTTTAAGTCTAAGTGAAAAACGGGTGGCGCTTGGTGCGCTGACTATTGCTCTCTTGGCCGGCACCGCCCTTGGGCTCAGGTTCCTGTCTGCTCACCAGTCGCTCTCGCCAGCCGTTGGCGGCAGCTATACAGAAGGACTCGTTGGCACTCCCGCACTCATTAACCCGCTCTACGCTTCGGCTAGCGACGTGGACAATGATTTAGCTCATCTCATGTATTCCGGGCTCATGCGATTTGATCCCCAAGATGGACTGGGAACTGATTTAGCTTCCTCATATACAGTTTCGCCTGACGGAAAATCATACACTTTTGTTCTTCGTGATGGCGTTCGTTTTCATAACGGCGATTCATTCTCAAGCGAAGACGTAGCCTTTACTTTTCGTGCCATTCAAAATCCAGAATACGGCAGCACGCTGGCCCCAACCTTTGCTGGAGTCACAATTGATACTCCAGATGCCCGAACAGTAACTTTTACCCTACCGGAAGCCTCCTCAGCTTTCCTCGGAAACATGACCGTTGGTATTTTACCGGCAGGCGTTTGGTCAGATATCCCGAGCATGAATGCTAAGCTGACCATCCTCTCGCTCGAACCAATCGGCACAGGCCCGTATAAGTTCGAAAAACTGACCAAGGATAGCCGAGGAACCCTTCGCAGTATGACGCTCGTGCGTAACAAACAGTACTACAGAGGTGTACCGTTTATTGATTCGCTTCAATTCAAATTTGCTGGCTCAGCTGACGAGTTAGCTAATCTGTTACGCAATAAAAACATCGAGGGAGCGGTGACCGTACCTTTCTCTGAGGCCCCTAAATTTACCTCTGACAGATCTTTCCAAGTGCTCCAGCCGCTCATCCCCCAGTACACAGCCGCCTTCTTTAATCTGAAATCCACAGGCCCGATCGGGGATAGCAACGTCAGAAAAGGACTTGATCTTGGGCTTGACCGACAAGCTGTTATCACCAAAGCCCTGGTAACTAAAGCACTTCCTCTAAACTCTCCGCTCGTGACCGGCATGCCGGGAGCGAACACAACCGGTGCCGGTAGCTTTGACTTAGCAGCAGCTGATGCGGCTCTGGAAGCTAGCGGTTATAAAAAACCGGAAGGCGGAGGCACTCGCGTTAAAGGAACTACGGCTCTGACTCTTAACGTAGCTTTTGCTAATACCACAGAACTAAATTCCGTTGCCACTGAACTCAAACGCCAATGGGAACTCCTGGGAGCAAGTGTTAATCTTGAGGCAAAAAGTGCTGATTCGCTCCAGACCGATATACTACGAAACAGAAATTTTGATGTACTCCTGACCGGCGAACTATATGGCGCTTTCCGTGATCCATACCCCTACTGGCATTCTTCCCAATCAACCTACCCAGGACTTAACATCACGCAACTGGTGAATAGGTCAGCGGATGAGGCGATGAGCATAATTCGTTCAACCACGGATGAAACTAAACGAGCTGAAAGTTACGCCGCCTTTGCCAAAGTCCTGGCCGATCAACACGTAGCCGCTTTTCTCTACGAGCCGTCGTACGTATACCTAACCAGTAAATCGATCAAAGGCGTTGACTTGCCTGTGGTAAACTTGCCGGCGGATAGATTCGCGGATATAAACGAGTGGTATATCAAGACAAAACGGGTCCTCAAGAAGTAA
- a CDS encoding ribonuclease J yields the protein MTLTSPTGDQVRVMVLGGLEEVGRNCTLIEYKDDIIIVDLGLQFPDEDMPGVDYIIPNMTYLRGKEKNVRGVIITHGHYDHIGAIPHVVQNIGNPTVYALPVAAGIIKKRQTDFPTSTVNVKTIAITTELQLGAFKVHFFHINHNIPDSAGIVIETPAGVICHTGDWKYDFHPVGAPPADFHKMARLGEAGVTLLMGDSTNADRHGHQKSEKIIGEELYSILEKAKGRVIVGTFASLLSRVKQLMEISEKLGRKIALDGYSMKTNVEIAKELGYIQVNEKSIIPIEEANNLPPEKVTIICTGAQGEKRAALSRIANDEHRFIRVDREDTVIFSSSVIPGNEASVQRLKDTFYRKRARVIHKDLMDVHAGGHAMKEDIKLMLSLFKPKYYMPIEGNHFLLRENAEVAYSMGWKEENVFVADNGQVVTLAKGADGVSHAALTPEKVPSDYVFVDGLGVGDVSQVVLRDRQALAEDGMLVVIAQFDKKAGTLTQTPDMVSRGFLHMKDNKEFIDMTRKTLEDMIRAHKHGVPLDPDEIKEFIREELGKFLFTKTERRPMILPVIIEV from the coding sequence ATGACCCTCACCTCCCCCACGGGAGATCAGGTGCGTGTCATGGTGCTTGGCGGACTTGAGGAAGTGGGACGCAACTGTACCCTCATTGAGTACAAAGATGACATCATCATTGTTGACCTCGGCCTGCAGTTCCCCGATGAAGACATGCCTGGCGTGGACTACATCATCCCGAACATGACCTATCTCCGCGGAAAGGAGAAGAATGTACGCGGCGTGATCATCACGCACGGTCACTATGACCACATTGGTGCTATTCCACACGTAGTCCAGAACATTGGCAATCCTACGGTGTACGCACTCCCTGTGGCTGCCGGCATTATCAAGAAGCGTCAGACGGACTTCCCTACCTCTACGGTAAACGTGAAGACTATTGCGATCACCACTGAACTACAGCTTGGTGCTTTCAAGGTGCATTTCTTCCACATTAACCACAACATTCCAGACTCAGCGGGTATCGTCATCGAGACTCCAGCTGGCGTCATCTGTCACACCGGCGACTGGAAGTATGACTTCCACCCGGTTGGCGCGCCTCCGGCTGACTTTCACAAGATGGCTCGTTTGGGCGAAGCTGGCGTCACTCTTCTCATGGGCGACTCCACTAATGCTGACCGCCATGGCCACCAGAAGTCCGAGAAGATTATCGGCGAAGAGCTGTACTCGATTCTCGAGAAGGCGAAAGGCCGCGTTATTGTCGGCACCTTCGCTTCCCTTCTCTCCCGCGTAAAGCAGCTCATGGAAATTTCCGAAAAGCTTGGTCGCAAGATCGCGCTCGACGGTTACTCCATGAAGACGAACGTAGAAATTGCGAAGGAGCTCGGTTACATCCAGGTGAACGAAAAGTCCATCATCCCGATTGAAGAAGCGAACAACCTCCCACCAGAAAAAGTAACAATTATTTGTACTGGCGCTCAGGGCGAAAAGCGTGCTGCACTTTCCAGAATCGCTAATGATGAGCATCGTTTCATTCGCGTCGATCGCGAAGACACGGTTATCTTCTCAAGCTCGGTCATTCCGGGTAACGAGGCCTCTGTTCAGCGTTTGAAGGACACGTTCTACCGCAAGCGCGCTCGCGTGATCCACAAGGATCTTATGGATGTGCACGCTGGTGGCCACGCCATGAAAGAGGATATTAAGCTCATGCTCTCCCTCTTCAAGCCAAAGTACTACATGCCAATTGAAGGCAACCATTTCTTGCTCCGCGAGAACGCAGAAGTTGCGTACTCCATGGGCTGGAAAGAGGAAAACGTCTTCGTGGCTGACAACGGCCAGGTGGTAACCCTGGCGAAAGGTGCTGACGGCGTAAGCCACGCTGCACTTACCCCAGAGAAAGTCCCGTCGGATTACGTCTTCGTAGACGGTCTCGGCGTGGGCGATGTTTCCCAGGTAGTTCTCCGCGATCGCCAGGCGCTTGCCGAAGATGGCATGCTCGTGGTCATTGCGCAGTTCGACAAAAAGGCCGGTACTCTGACCCAAACGCCAGATATGGTCAGCCGCGGCTTCCTGCACATGAAGGACAACAAGGAATTCATTGACATGACCCGCAAGACTCTTGAAGATATGATCCGCGCGCACAAGCACGGCGTACCGCTCGACCCGGATGAAATCAAAGAATTTATCCGTGAAGAGCTGGGCAAGTTCCTGTTTACCAAAACAGAACGCCGCCCGATGATCCTGCCAGTTATTATCGAGGTTTAA
- the trpS gene encoding tryptophan--tRNA ligase, whose amino-acid sequence MRILTGIQPTNILHIGNYFGALKPAVELQKEHDLTMLIVDLHAITVPQNPIELSNNIAFATAAYLAAGIDPKKATIVQQSRVSAHAELGWMMSCIAKTGELDRMTQFKDKATGKGEKVSVGLYTYPILMAADILLYNTDAVPVGADQKQHIELARDLAERFNRDFGETFVIPKPIIAEHGAKILALDNPEKKMSKSSPAPKSYISLMDDADTIRKKIRSAVTDSEPTVRYDEARPGVANLLTILSLVEKRSVFAIADEYVDKGMKDLKDDVAEALIVHLEPLQAEIAGYLKHRDELEKVIAEGSARGALIAGANVENVKVKMGLKLA is encoded by the coding sequence ATGCGAATTCTTACCGGCATTCAACCAACCAACATCCTCCACATTGGCAATTACTTTGGCGCTCTGAAGCCAGCGGTCGAACTCCAGAAGGAACATGACCTAACCATGCTGATCGTTGACCTGCACGCCATCACCGTCCCGCAGAACCCCATCGAGCTCAGCAATAACATTGCGTTTGCAACCGCGGCGTACCTGGCTGCGGGAATAGACCCAAAGAAGGCAACAATTGTGCAGCAGTCGAGAGTTTCTGCGCATGCGGAACTTGGCTGGATGATGTCGTGTATCGCCAAGACCGGTGAGCTAGATCGGATGACACAGTTTAAAGATAAAGCGACGGGCAAGGGCGAGAAAGTTTCCGTTGGCCTCTATACATATCCCATTTTAATGGCAGCCGACATCCTCCTGTACAACACTGATGCTGTGCCGGTTGGTGCTGATCAAAAACAACATATTGAGCTGGCACGCGACCTGGCCGAAAGATTCAACCGAGATTTCGGCGAGACGTTTGTGATTCCGAAGCCGATTATCGCTGAACATGGCGCAAAGATCTTGGCACTCGACAACCCGGAAAAGAAAATGAGCAAGAGCTCCCCCGCTCCCAAGAGTTATATTTCACTAATGGACGATGCAGATACTATTCGCAAGAAAATCCGTTCGGCGGTTACCGATTCAGAACCGACGGTACGATACGACGAAGCTCGACCAGGCGTAGCGAACCTGTTGACGATTCTCTCGCTGGTCGAAAAACGCTCGGTCTTCGCTATCGCCGATGAATATGTCGATAAGGGCATGAAGGACTTGAAGGACGACGTAGCCGAAGCATTGATTGTTCACCTCGAGCCTCTCCAAGCTGAAATCGCCGGCTACCTGAAACACCGAGATGAGCTCGAAAAGGTTATCGCGGAAGGCAGTGCTCGAGGAGCCCTAATTGCAGGAGCAAACGTGGAAAACGTGAAGGTAAAAATGGGTCTAAAGTTAGCATAA